The stretch of DNA AACAGCAACTTTTACAGATCAATGACTCGGGATAGCTTCTGGATGCGGTTTAGCAAGAAGTCCCCTTGCTTGATGGTCGACTGGTAGAAAGCATTCCTCTCATCAGGCCGGTTTGTCTCCAGAACACCAGCGACCTTGTCAATCTTGCAGTGAAGCTTCCCAGCTGCAATAAAGCGAGAAAGTTCCCTACAACAAATGAAAGACAAAACATATGAATACGACAGCAGAAACTTCCCTACAACAAATGAAAGACAAAAAATATCAATACAACAGCAGAAACGAAAACGGGATGTATGTAAGGTGGATAGGAATGGACATAAAATTAGGCGGTTGTTTCACATCACTTACTGGTCTATGAAATCAACAGTCACACCAAATGCAGAAGCCATAGCTTCCATCGTCACACTCTTGTATGACTCCAAAAACTGTGAGTAGACAACAGTGCGCACTTCCCTCATGTAGTAGCGGAAATGAGGTTGAAGATAACGGTCTAACTTGATCTGTTCCGTCAAGCCAGCTGAAAATAATTATTTGACCAGGTATTAATACAAGCACATACAAATACGTTGCAGCTAAAAAACAATAATCACAAGACTGAACTGGAATATATATCTAGACTTACAGAATGCAACAAAAAATGACTTGTACTGGCAATTGTACAGAGAGTTGAGAAACTCTGAGAGGTGTGGTACTTTGCTAATCACTGCAAGGATTTCTGGTGCATCCACCACCTGGAAAGTTCCTTTTGTTAGAGATAACTATGACAAGAAAACATAACAGACGGAGCCATGTTGAAATACCTTTTGTtttagagatacacgatccaatgaGATGATACTTGTGAGGACTGTATAGAAGATGAAAGTGTCATATGGAAACAACTCATAGGTTGTGAAAGTTGAGATGGAGTCCAAAAACAGGCTGGTAGCTTTCTTGAAGTTTCTGGTTGCCATGCAGTATAAGCCTTCGTACACTTTCAATCTGTTCTTTCTCTCCCAGTCACCTCCCTCCTCAAACAACCTAAAATCAGTAGAGTAAGTGGTCAAATACCATCACTCTGGTGTTCCAAATAGCAGAATGGAACTCTACAGATGGATCAAGGGCTTACTTCTTTGCCTTATCAATGGATTTTGAGATGAGatcaaaatccatgtagaaaaggccAATTTGCAAAGTGTAGAACACAAGATCCATCTTCTGGCCAATGGCTACAGTTTTTCCTTCAGTAACTTTAAGTTGTTCCAGTGCTTTTTCCTACAACATTGATTTCAGATAATGTAAACAGCTATATTTAGAACTTGTACTTTGTTAACCAGGCCTCAGATATTATATTTTACAAGTAAACAAGTTCATACCTTCTCGCCAACCTTTACAAAGTACAAGGACTTGGCAAGATGGGCTTCACGCACTTCACTCTCGCCCAAATTCTCTTCAGCATCAGCAATTCTTCATACACAAAATAAAGTTTAGTTTAAAGGAACCAAATTGGTACTTATCAAACTTTACACCAGTGGAAACATTAGATACAGAATAACTGGGAAGAGCATCATGGATAATAAGAAACCAGCATAATTCCACTGAAACCAACGTGTTTTTCATGATTCGCTTCAGGAATACCCTGTGTACAATTCAAGATAACAAATAACAAATTATTTCCTTCATCCATCTCATCCAGAACATCGTATTCCATAGAAACTCCACTTACTCCTTAACAATGACTATTCAGCCTAAATCCCAAGCGATTTCACAATTATTTTTCCCCAGAGTTGTAAGGTTCTACCCTCTCGAGGTCTGGTGGTCAGTACTTCACACAGAGAGGGCTTGCACACAAGGCGCCGAACCATTGTGCCCTGCCTGACTGGTGGCCCGACGCGCACCACGGTGTTCCCAAGCTTCCCCGCAAAGGATTCGACAGCGCGGTTCTGCTCATCATATGGATGCTTTGGCTGGAGC from Triticum dicoccoides isolate Atlit2015 ecotype Zavitan chromosome 6A, WEW_v2.0, whole genome shotgun sequence encodes:
- the LOC119317003 gene encoding 26S proteasome non-ATPase regulatory subunit 6-like; this encodes MDGGGGGGGSTSGDDGKQEKHLVLAHKLFLLSHPDVDDLSKVDLRSDVLSAVKSDDMAPLFESLAAAGVLEPDAVLLSEMRARIDEEIRKLDEKIADAEENLGESEVREAHLAKSLYFVKVGEKEKALEQLKVTEGKTVAIGQKMDLVFYTLQIGLFYMDFDLISKSIDKAKKLFEEGGDWERKNRLKVYEGLYCMATRNFKKATSLFLDSISTFTTYELFPYDTFIFYTVLTSIISLDRVSLKQKVVDAPEILAVISKVPHLSEFLNSLYNCQYKSFFVAFSGLTEQIKLDRYLQPHFRYYMREVRTVVYSQFLESYKSVTMEAMASAFGVTVDFIDQELSRFIAAGKLHCKIDKVAGVLETNRPDERNAFYQSTIKQGDFLLNRIQKLSRVIDL